From Etheostoma cragini isolate CJK2018 chromosome 1, CSU_Ecrag_1.0, whole genome shotgun sequence, a single genomic window includes:
- the lmo1 gene encoding rhombotin-1 produces MVLDKEEGVPMLSVQPKGKQKGCAGCNRKIKDRYLLKALDKYWHEDCLKCACCDCRLGEVGSTLYTKANLILCRRDYLRLFGTTGNCAACSKLIPAFEMVMRARDNVYHLDCFACQLCNQRFCVGDKFFLKNNMILCQMDYEEGQLNGSFETQVQ; encoded by the exons ATGGTGTTGGACAAGGAAGAGG GTGTGCCAATGCTCTCTGTCCAGCCCAAAGGGAAACAGAAGGGGTGTGCTGGCTGCAATCGCAAGATTAAAGACCGCTACCTGCTCAAGGCCCTGGACAAATACTGGCATGAGGACTGTCTCAAATGTGCCTGCTGTGACTGCCGCCTGGGGGAGGTGGGCTCCACCCTCTATACGAAAGCCAACCTCATCCTCTGTCGCAGGGACTACCTGAG gCTCTTTGGTACAACGGGGAACTGTGCAGCCTGCAGTAAACTGATCCCAGCCTTTGAAATGGTGATGAGAGCCAGAGATAATGTTTATCATTTGGACTGTTTTGCCTGTCAGCTTTGTAACCAGAG GTTTTGCGTGGGAGACAAGTTTTTCttgaaaaacaacatgattttGTGTCAAATGGACTATGAGGAGGGCCAGCTGAATGGGAGCTTTGAGACACAGGTTCAATAG